The following proteins come from a genomic window of Rutidosis leptorrhynchoides isolate AG116_Rl617_1_P2 chromosome 10, CSIRO_AGI_Rlap_v1, whole genome shotgun sequence:
- the LOC139871309 gene encoding uncharacterized protein, translated as MDFKAASWNIRGMSSIDKQDEVIKFIKDEKLCICTLVETHLKPDNISKVCDRIFGVWKWYSNIGVSPNSCRIIVGWDPNKINVMFIQVVRVRRDLWKDIRIHATIANGVPWVLMGDFNTTKSVNEHSSGGSYLTEDFGAMYPQAFGMFLPYMVSDQSPSVLHIPNSLIKKKRSFRFMNHLANKDEFLFIVEQGWKRHVEGHKMFQIVSKLKLLKEDLNKLNWNHGNIFNNVKNKRDQLSVCQASIDSNPHDQHLKDLAVKALNEYENAKKDEYVLLQQKIKIKWLGEGDRNTSFFHSMLKSRKAKNRIDGICDEQGSRHEGDQVADQFVEHFKRFLGSTVSCRNISELGDIFTNTLSSADADDMVVPVTDS; from the exons ATGGATTTTAAGGCTGCAAGTTGGAATATAAGAGGTATGAGTAGTATAGATAAGCAAGATGAAGTAATTAAATTCATTAAAGATGAAAAGTTATGCATTTGTACCTTAGTTGAAACTCATTTGAAGCCAGATAATATCTCTAAGGTTTGTGACAGAATTTTTGGTGTATGGAAATGGTATTCTAATATAGGTGTTAGCCCAAATAGCTGCAGAATCATTGTGGGCTGGGATCCAAATAAAATAAATGTTATGTTTATTCAAGTGGTCAG AGTTAGAAGGGATCTGTGGAAGGATATTAGAATTCATGCTACCATTGCTAATGGAGTTCCTTGGGTGCTTATGGGTGATTTTAACACCACAAAATCTGTTAATGAGCATAGCTCTGGGGGTTCTTATCTCACAGAGG ATTTTGGAGCTATGTATCCTCAAGCTTTTGGAATGTTCTTGCCTTATATGGTGTCTGACCAAAGTCCCTCTGTTCTACATATCCCTAATAGCCTTATTAAGAAAAAGAGGTCATTCAGGTTCATGAATCATTTGGCTAATAAAGATGAGTTCCTCTTTATAGTTGAGCAAGGTTGGAAAAGGCATGTTGAGGGTCATAAAATGTTCCAGATAGTTTCTAAATTAAAGCTCCTTAAAGAAGATTTAAATAAGCTTAATTGGAATCATGGGAATATTTTTAATAATGTGAAGAATAAAAGGGATCAGTTGAGTGTTTGTCAAGCAAGTATTGATAGCAATCCCCATGATCAACATTTGAAGGATCTTGCTGTTAAAGCTCTAAATGAGTATGAAAATGCCAAAAAGGATGAATATGTTCTTTTACAGCAGAAGATCAAGATTAAATGGTTGGGTGAGGGAGATAGGAATACTAGTTTTTTCCATAGTATGTTGAAAAGTAGAAAAGCAAAGAACAGAATAGACGGTATTTGTGATGAGCAGGGTTCTAGGCATGAAGGTGACCAAGTTGCAGATCAGTTTGTTGAGCATTTTAAAAGATTTTTGGGGAGTACTGTTAGTTGCAGAAATATTAGTGAATTGGGGGATATTTTTACTAATACTCTTAGTAGTGCAGATGCTGATGATATGGTGGTCCCTGTTACTGATAGTTAA